The Leclercia adecarboxylata region AGGGCAGAAAAACGATTAGCCACCCCAGGATTAAGTTCCACCGGAAAATGGACTGATAAAGTAAGAGGGGTATGTTTTTGGCCATAGTGTAATTAATAGAGGTAAATTTTTCAGCAACAATGTTAATACCTCTGGCTGGTTTTTTGGTGTCAGGGATCAGAATAGTATTCAGATAGTCAATTAACTTATAGTCATGTACCAACCAATTTAAAGTCGCTTCACTATTTGCAATGACAGACTTCCAACGGTCATTTGATATGATGGACCGGCTTGCATTAACCTCCTGAGTAATCTGATATTTGAGCTCCTCAGTATTCTGGAAAGCCAAGCTGTAACCAAAATAAATGACCATGCCAAAAAAAAGCATTGTTCTGAGCACTGCTGCCCTGCTTGTATTATCCGCAGCCATTGCTTTCCCTCCATTCACGAAAAAGAGCTAGCCTCTGATCGTGATTGCAATAGTTGTTACGCCACATCGTCGGGATACCCAGGAGCCAGTGGTACTGTTTAGGTATGATTTGGTCGATGAGGCTTAACTCCGCCAGTTCTTTATGCTCTGCGCTTTTCCACTCGATCTGTCCCACATCAGGAACAAATACAGCGGTCCTTGCTTTTGCGGCCTGGCGGGAAAATTCTATAAAGTTGATGCCCCACGGCGTCCAGTATCTGTACTGCTCGTTTAGGCCGATGTTAAACACCGGCAGAGAAAGAGTTGAGTCGGCAAAAGCCGAAATCACATTTTTGCAGACTCTTGGACTATCTATTTTTTCCTGTTCGGTTTTGAGATGAGTCAGCAGTGCACGGTCAATAATGCTGTTAAAGGTGTTTGTATAAAGGCCATTAGGGTCAGGAAGCTGATCTATGGCAGTAATGATTTTAAATTTTAACCGAGAAAGAAAGGGAGAGTCCTCAATAGTAACTATATGACTATGTGTTGTTTCTGGATGAATCTGGGGTTTGATGCGCTGTACTTGTTTAAAAGAGACACTACCTGGCAAATTAATGAATGCGCCCACCGTGCGTGTTAAATCGACGAAATAAGGCAAAAGATAACAACCAAGCATACGGGCATTCTTTTTTACAAGATCACACCGTACGTCATTGTTATCGAAAGAAATACGGAAACTAACGAATTTACGTTCAGGACCTTCGCTGGTGGTCAGTGATTGAATCCATTCATGGCATGATCCTTGTGGTACCGACCAGTAGCTGGTTTCACGGTCCCCAAAGGGATCAGTCGTGATCAACTCTCCCTTTAAAAGGAAAAGCTCAGACAGGGTATTTGCCATGGAGAATAGGGAATCGATATCGTTGCTCTGACAAAATTTTCCCAAATGATGAAACGCGTTTTTTTCTATCATAGTTAGCCGATCTCGAACTTCCTGAGAATCTGCGTACTTTAAACCCAAAGACTGAAAGCGCCTTTTTACGAGCGAGCGACATTTGCTGACTTTTAGTGCAGAGCTTAAAATTTGCTGGCGCGTCAGGACAATTTTTTCATCCATCAATGCAACTTCCTTAGAAATTTATTAAGATTTTTGATATCGAGATTTTGACGCAAAGTAACTTTTCCGGCCTTCTTGAAAAGCATTTCCGACAGAGTTGTGTTTGGCTTCATTTGTTTCTCAGCAACAGCAATAGGGATTTGGCCTACAACCTTCCTGCCATCTTGAAGCCTGGCAACTATGTGAAACATAGGGACCTGACCCAAGAGATCCTTTGGAATACTCTCTTCTAAAGTTGTCTGCTTTCTTTCTGAGATTGAACCTGAGAAGTTATTATGCGGCAAAGATGTTTCTGAACCGGTCGTATAAGTGACCATATTTGTGCTTATCGCACTCTTACCAAAGTTCTCTACAACAAGCGTCTGAGTAGGAGTATCGTTGACTCGCAAGCTTATATAATTGTTGCAGAGCCCCGTAATTCGATTGGCAGTTTCAACACTTGCCGCAGCAATAAAGTCGGAGATGGTTTGGGTGCAAATAAACAGTGCAATTTTCGCTGCACGACCCTGCGCCAGAAGGTTAATCATAGGGTTGTTAATGGCTGAGTGTGCCTCATCAACAAAAATACTTATCCTGGAATTAGCTGACATATCACCATCTTGAGCGTTGTAGCGACTACCGGCACAGGAGGTCAGATCTGACATTATTAATTGAGAAATAGCAGCTGCTGTATCGGGGTTTGAAAGGCCATCAAGCGAAATGTATAGCACCCCGCCAGTGCTGAACATCCCTTCGCTTGTTACAATTTCTCTTGATGATACTGAGTTCGGGTTAGGAGATAAAAGCTCATTTAAAGGTTTTTCAATGAGCATATCGAAAACAGGCATAATACCTGCGGTCATTTTAGCCATATGCTCTGGGTCGGACATTGAGTAATCAATAAGCTGGGAAACAGTATCTAACCAGTCTATTTGTTCGGACCCCTCGTAATTCATGAAATGAGCCGTAAACCATTCAGCGAGACGCTTGAAACGTACCGGCAAGGTATCGTTAGCGACGTACTTAACTTTTTCGGTCCAGACATCGTAACCATAATATCTCGCGTAACATGACTCCATTACCTTGACTGTAAGATTCACAATAGACATGTGGCTTTTCATGTTCTTGTGAATCAGATAAATAGAAGGCTTTTTCTCTATGTAAGAAAGCCCGGAAATCACATTGGAAACGAGAGCCTTGGCATACTGAACGAATGGGTTAACCTCACCGGGAACTGTCACCAAGCTCAAAAGACGAGATGTTAGGTCAGAAACATTAGTATAGGTGTTGCAGACATCAATACAGACCGAAGATGCTGGCTGGCCAGGATGAAATTTATAGAAAGGAAGACCGAGGGTCTTAGCCTCTTCCATTAGAGATTCTCGCCACTCTGCATCGTTCTTTGGATCTATGACAACAACAACATGACCAAGATGAAGCATGCTAATGCTTAGTAAACGCTGTAGCACCGTTTTCCCGGTACCCACGTTTCCGGTTATCAGAGTATGACCAAACCAATTGTCTTCAGTTACAAATATGGGTTCCCTACGTTCCACAGCAAAAATTGCATTGCTGCCGCCCATCTTACGAGCCATTGCGTCAAAATGTCTCTTAATTGGGTTGAAGACGAATGGCAACTCGATCTCACGTTTATCACTGGAGAGGTTAGCTATTTGATATGCCCGATCCGCATGTTCCGGACCCCACTCAAACCCATCACAAAAATAGGACTTTCGCTCGGGTATATCCTTATTTTTATTTTGATAATCCTGAACCAGTTGACGATACTTTCGCTCATTGGAGAAAAAGTTACTTTTGTTAATTACACGCAGTGAATCAAGACTAACGAACATGAAATGTCGCTTGAATACACGCCAATGAGCCATCAAAAATGGCGCTGCTGTTTTGCAACGATAAAGGCACAGCAAAAAAAGCAATATTGAGGTGAACAGAACTATTGGGGCGATGTCCAGTCCGTCTGAAGAAAGTCCCATATAAAGCATAGAAACCGAACAAATCAAAAGTATTGAGGCACTACGATACTCAAGAATAGGCCGATAAAAATTCTCTTGTGCATGGAGGTTAGTCCTCTTCGAATCTGACATTATAGGTTCCCAGCCTCTTTCAGGTTATTGATAATTCGTTCAATGTCCACTTTCGCCCGGTCTGATGCGGCCAGCAAAGTAGGCATGTTAAATGCATGGCATTTTGTATTGATCACAGCACCAGAATTAACGAGGTACTGAGGAAGCTTATTGAAAAGATCTTGAGCCTCTAACTGCGACCCAAATTTTTCCACGCAAGATTGGGTCAGATAGAGAGTATTAGGAGTACTTACCATAAATCTGTTTTTGCGCTTTCTTTTAAACGCCACCTCCATTTTGGACAGAATTTGATGCAGTACTAACGCAATTTCTACAAATTCAAGCTCTGTAACGTCACCTTCGCTTATAAGCGAGAATTCACCATTTTGGTCTGATTCAGTAGATGCAAAGACTTTACTGTTCAGATTGTGACCAGAAACAGGTGATGCTGGTTTTTGTACTTCTGCTTTGTCCGATGATTTATTCCGGTTGCGCTTGGGATTTTGTTTTTCTACCGGTGCTGTTGGGGCGAACAGTCTGGCCAGTGCTGGCGAAAGATGATGCCCCTTAGCGTCTGTGGGCGCATGCTCTCCATTTGATTCTTCAAGTACAGGAGGTAAGGCGGGCTCTTCACTTGCCATCACACTGGTTGCGGCTGCTTCGGTCTGGGAATACACAACTTCAGCTGGTGGTGGGCAGTTACCCTCAGTATCTGGTTCTGAGTTTTCTTGTCCTACAGAAACATCCATAGAGCGTTCATTCGTACCCTGGGGATCAGCGTTCTGTTCTCGGTTAAGTTCTGGTAATTCTGACGGCTCGGAGAGAAGCTTTTCATTATGGACCGAAGAGCTTGTTGCACAACTACCGACTTCTGGCCGAGAAACACTAAGCTGTGAGAAATCGGTATAATCAATGATCTCATGCTCTTCATCTTCTTTCTCAAAAAGATGTTGATAATGTTCATATTCCACAGCCTCAGTTTTCAGCGGACCAGTCGCGGATGCACTATCGGTTCCATGATATTCCACGTCGCCAGAATGTTCTTCGACTGCATTTACACGTGGGGGAGGCAGCTCAAGCGTTTGCTTTGGACGTGGGGCAGAGTTTTCAACAGAAGACTCATCATTAATCACTAATGCCTGATACATAGAAGTATTGAAAAGTGACTTTAAAGTTGTTGGCCTTCTTGGCTCATGATAGGTGAGCTGGAACCCGGCGCAGTTATCGCCGAGCTGGACTAAACGCAGATCGTCAATGTCCCTTACTATCCACATTCCATCGAGAGAGCCTTCTCTGAATGTCAGTTGGAAATAGGGCTCTTCACTGAATGCTTTTTCATCTAATCCCGGCAGCAATGCCATAGTGGTATCTATGTTGAGGTAGGGGACAGCATCAACACACACTATATAGTCATTGGAAAGTGGAGCGCTTAAAAGGAGTTCATGAAGTTGGTTGACCAGGACATGGGATTCCGTGTCCTTTGCCGATTCATCTTCACTTTCTTCTATATCAGGAATGACAGGATCAGCTGCTTCCTCACCCTCAGATTTAACTATCTGCGTGTCATTATCAATTTCATTATCACTTTCGGCTTTCTTCTCAAAATCGTCGGATGAGCCTTCATTTTTCTTAGAATGTATATCAACATCAATAGAGGCAGAGGAGCGGCCTAAATCATTAACCTTAAGAACAGCCGTCTCAACAGTATCAGTAATTTTAGTTATAACGTCCCGACCGGGCACTGGTCTTCTGTATTCAGTAACTGTTTTTTGCTCGTCAATGTAAATAAAGTCTTTATTGGCATTAACGCTAAAAAGACCCGGCACTGAGTCAGGGATTTTATAGGAATCAAAGATTAAACCAATCCACCTTAGCTTAAGAAGGTTATAGAATTCTAGTTTCCCTATCCCATTTCTAAAGATGTTTGATATTTCGTTTTCCGAATAGATACCCGGAATGAAGTAGTGAACGACACGCTCATCATCATAGGGCTCGACGTAACCACGTTGAACTAGGGATTCTACCAATACGGTCTTACCAGCCTCTCCCTGAGGGAAGTTATATTTATGTAATTCGAAATCATTGAGAACAAAATCAAGGAATGCGTTCTCGTTAAGGTATACCTCACCATTTACGATAATGATGTGCATAGGCTTAGCATTGTAATTGTTGATATTGATACTGGTAAAGTTGTGCTTGATGGTACTAATGGCCCTTGCTGCTGCATCATTAGAACGCAGACCCATGATAGGGTCACGTAAAACATTAAGGTCTGTACCAGTAGAATAGAAATCAGCGGTCCTCACGCATTTAGACAAAAAGTCATTCCCATCAGTATAAACGTTTAGGGCGGTGATCATT contains the following coding sequences:
- the mobH gene encoding MobH family relaxase, producing the protein MNFRALYLCIKRILGIFSSQENDATSVMIEDISSLSPFAQILGDQKYTVPDHPNPEVLKFIEYPTRPTGIQTFNEQSILSLYREKLHSISMMLAISDSDIRDDAYTFTNLVLKPLVEYVRWIHLLPASENHHHNGIGGLLSHSLEVAILSLKNAHHSELRPIGYQDEEVVRRKVYLYAAFICGLVHDAGKVYDLDIVSLNLASPIIWTPSSQSLLDWARENDVVEYEIHWRKRIHNQHNIWSSVFLERILNPVCLAFLDRVNKERVYSKMITALNVYTDGNDFLSKCVRTADFYSTGTDLNVLRDPIMGLRSNDAAARAISTIKHNFTSININNYNAKPMHIIIVNGEVYLNENAFLDFVLNDFELHKYNFPQGEAGKTVLVESLVQRGYVEPYDDERVVHYFIPGIYSENEISNIFRNGIGKLEFYNLLKLRWIGLIFDSYKIPDSVPGLFSVNANKDFIYIDEQKTVTEYRRPVPGRDVITKITDTVETAVLKVNDLGRSSASIDVDIHSKKNEGSSDDFEKKAESDNEIDNDTQIVKSEGEEAADPVIPDIEESEDESAKDTESHVLVNQLHELLLSAPLSNDYIVCVDAVPYLNIDTTMALLPGLDEKAFSEEPYFQLTFREGSLDGMWIVRDIDDLRLVQLGDNCAGFQLTYHEPRRPTTLKSLFNTSMYQALVINDESSVENSAPRPKQTLELPPPRVNAVEEHSGDVEYHGTDSASATGPLKTEAVEYEHYQHLFEKEDEEHEIIDYTDFSQLSVSRPEVGSCATSSSVHNEKLLSEPSELPELNREQNADPQGTNERSMDVSVGQENSEPDTEGNCPPPAEVVYSQTEAAATSVMASEEPALPPVLEESNGEHAPTDAKGHHLSPALARLFAPTAPVEKQNPKRNRNKSSDKAEVQKPASPVSGHNLNSKVFASTESDQNGEFSLISEGDVTELEFVEIALVLHQILSKMEVAFKRKRKNRFMVSTPNTLYLTQSCVEKFGSQLEAQDLFNKLPQYLVNSGAVINTKCHAFNMPTLLAASDRAKVDIERIINNLKEAGNL
- a CDS encoding DUF4400 domain-containing protein; translation: MAADNTSRAAVLRTMLFFGMVIYFGYSLAFQNTEELKYQITQEVNASRSIISNDRWKSVIANSEATLNWLVHDYKLIDYLNTILIPDTKKPARGINIVAEKFTSINYTMAKNIPLLLYQSIFRWNLILGWLIVFLPYLFAMLADGMYQWKLKRYVFGKVTVQFYRIWFRAFWVISALTMVYLVMPNMSLFNNIAQLFPPVALLILGIALNRLWSNFQKLM
- the traD gene encoding conjugative transfer system coupling protein TraD (Members of this protein family are the putative conjugative coupling factor, TraD, as the term is used for the SXT and TOL plasmid systems.); protein product: MSDSKRTNLHAQENFYRPILEYRSASILLICSVSMLYMGLSSDGLDIAPIVLFTSILLFLLCLYRCKTAAPFLMAHWRVFKRHFMFVSLDSLRVINKSNFFSNERKYRQLVQDYQNKNKDIPERKSYFCDGFEWGPEHADRAYQIANLSSDKREIELPFVFNPIKRHFDAMARKMGGSNAIFAVERREPIFVTEDNWFGHTLITGNVGTGKTVLQRLLSISMLHLGHVVVVIDPKNDAEWRESLMEEAKTLGLPFYKFHPGQPASSVCIDVCNTYTNVSDLTSRLLSLVTVPGEVNPFVQYAKALVSNVISGLSYIEKKPSIYLIHKNMKSHMSIVNLTVKVMESCYARYYGYDVWTEKVKYVANDTLPVRFKRLAEWFTAHFMNYEGSEQIDWLDTVSQLIDYSMSDPEHMAKMTAGIMPVFDMLIEKPLNELLSPNPNSVSSREIVTSEGMFSTGGVLYISLDGLSNPDTAAAISQLIMSDLTSCAGSRYNAQDGDMSANSRISIFVDEAHSAINNPMINLLAQGRAAKIALFICTQTISDFIAAASVETANRITGLCNNYISLRVNDTPTQTLVVENFGKSAISTNMVTYTTGSETSLPHNNFSGSISERKQTTLEESIPKDLLGQVPMFHIVARLQDGRKVVGQIPIAVAEKQMKPNTTLSEMLFKKAGKVTLRQNLDIKNLNKFLRKLH